Proteins encoded in a region of the Podarcis muralis chromosome 4, rPodMur119.hap1.1, whole genome shotgun sequence genome:
- the TBX19 gene encoding T-box transcription factor TBX19, translating to MTDLGCKKHSDCTVSRLLNVVENELQAGRDKGDPTEKQLQVVLEDAALWQRFREVTNEMIVTKNGRRMFPVLKISVSGLDPNAMYSFLLDFAPTDSHRWKYVNGEWVPAGKPEPSNHSCVYIHPDSPNFGAHWMKAAVSFSKVKLTNKLNGNGQIMLNSLHKYEPQVHIVRVGGPHRMVMNCSFPETQFIAVTAYQNEEITALKIKYNPFAKAFLDAKERNHPKDASDIVSESQHITYSHLGGWLISNPDAMCTAGSSSYQYGGTFPLPAAHSHHGCEHYSALRGHRAVPYPSSYMQRNHSPTVNLIESSNNELQVPSVHEGWAAVPSSHHGNLLPVPHNSGTATPGPSHYPCLWTVSNNALNVANLASDASSSPPGSFLRSNIALPATSSTASIPLQGTVAGSMEAQLEPTFSRLTESTWASVASHSF from the exons ATGACTGATTTGGGCTGCAAGAAACATAGTGACTGCACTGTCTCCAGGCTGCTCAATGTGGTGGAGAACGAGCTCCAAGCTGGCAGAGACAAAGGAGACCCCACCGAAAAACAGCTCCAGGTTGTCTTAGAGGATGCTGCACTATGGCAGAGATTCAGAGAAGTTACTAATGAGATGATTGTCACGAAGAATGGCAG ACGGATGTTCCCTGTCTTAAAGATCAGTGTCTCGGGCTTGGATCCCAATGCCATGTATTCTTTCCTGCTTGATTTTGCTCCGACTGACAGCCACCGCTGGAAGTATGTGAATGGAGAATGGGTCCCAGCCGGAAAGCCAGAGCCGTCGAATCACAGCTGTGTCTATATCCACCCAGACTCTCCCAACTTTGGGGCGCACTGGATGAAGGCTGCGGTATCTTTCAGTAAAGTGAAACTTACCAACAAGTTGAATGGCAATGGGCAG ATTATGTTGAATTCTCTGCACAAATATGAGCCGCAAGTTCATATTGTTCGAGTTGGAGGCCCACACAGGATGGTAATGAATTGTTCCTTTCCTGAAACTCAGTTCATAGCTGTGACTGCCTACCAAAATGAAGAG ATAACAGCTCTCAAGATCAAGTACAACCCCTTTGCCAAAGCTTTTCTGGATGCAAAAGAAAG AAACCACCCCAAGGATGCTTCAGATATTGTCTCTGAAAGTCAGCACATCACATATTCTCACT TGGGTGGCTGGTTGATTTCTAACCCAGATGCCATGTGCACAGCAGGAAGTTCAAGCTATCAGTATGGTGGGACTTTTCCTCTGCCTGCTGCCCATTCTCACCACGGCTGTGAGCACTATTCAGCCCTTCGAGGACATAGGGCTGTTCCATACCCTTCTTCATACATGCAAAGAAATCACTCTCCAACAG TGAATTTGATAGAAAGCAGCAACAATGAACTTCAAGTACCATCGGTCCACGAAGGCTGGGCTGCAGTACCCTCCAGTCACCATGGCAACTTGCTCCCAGTGCCTCACAACAGTGGTACGGCCACCCCGGGTCCGAG cCACTATCCATGCCTATGGACAGTCAGCAACAATGCCCTCAATGTGGCCAACCTTGCGAGTGATGCAAGCAGCAGCCCTCCTGGATCATTCCTGAGAAGCAACATTGCACTGCCTGCCACATCGTCCACTGCTTCAATTCCGTTGCAGGGTACAGTTGCCGGCAGCATGGAAGCACAACTGGAGCCCACTTTCTCTAGGTTAACAGAGTCCACCTGGGCATCTGTAGCCTCCCATTCGTTTTAA